Proteins found in one Takifugu rubripes chromosome 15, fTakRub1.2, whole genome shotgun sequence genomic segment:
- the cxadr gene encoding coxsackievirus and adenovirus receptor homolog: MEHSTARICCLLLTLLAGLASGLEITTTGPSSIEKASGQSVKLECQFTLASEDTGPLDIEWSLMASDNQQEDKVVILYSGDRAYEDYYEPMRGRVHFNSADPKNGDASINLTGLKSSDSGTYQCKVKKAPGIRSRKMLLIVMVKPSKPRCHADGPTEEGKDVVLKCMSSDGTQPLKYTWEKTSDNKLLPASAVMDPVSGTINVKNASASASGTYVCTATNRVGSDQCILHLKVTPPPNNGGVIAAAVISVLLILIIIAVILFCCYRSRNRKKYEKEICNEIREDVPPPKSRVSTAHSFTMGSQRSSLGSMSPSNLHEYALKPQYNKIPSSEEYEKPPSHVPLPPPNSTKMAGPNLSRMGAVPVMIPAQNRDGSIV, translated from the exons gttTAGCCTCTGGTCTTGAGATTACAACCACAGGGCCATCATCTATAGAGAAGGCCAGTGGTCAGAGTGTGAAATTGGAATGCCAGTTCACCCTGGCCTCTGAAGATACTGGACCACTGGATATTGAATGGAGCTTAATGGCCTCGGACAATCAGCAAGAGGACAAAGTG GTGATCCTGTACTCAGGTGACCGGGCTTATGAAGACTACTATGAACCCATGAGGGGACGGGTCCACTTCAACTCTGCTGATCCCAAGAACGGTGATGCCTCCATAAACCTGACAGGGCTCAAGTCTTCAGACTCTGGCACTTATCAGTGTAAAGTGAAAAAAGCTCCTGGCATCCGCAGCAGGAAGATGTTGCTGATAGTCATGG TGAAGCCTTCCAAGCCCAGGTGCCATGCCGATGGCCCTACAGAGGAAGGTAAAGACGTTGTTCTGAAGTGTATGTCTAGTGATGGCACACAACCCTTGAAATACACTTGGGAAAAGACCAGTGACAACAAGCTGCTGCCGGCATCAGCTGTGATGG ACCCTGTGAGCGGCACCATTAACGTGAAGAACGCATCAGCCAGTGCATCTGGGACTTACGTTTGTACAGCCACCAACCGTGTTGGTAGTGATCAGTGCATTCTGCATCTCAAAGTCACACCTC CCCCCAACAACGGCGGCGTCATTGCGGCAGCTGTAATTTCTGTTCTCCTGATCCTCATCATTATTGCCGTCATCCTCTTCTGCTGTTACCGTTCACGTAACAGGAAGAAGTATGAGAAGGAAATCTGCAACGAGATCAG AGAGGACGTGCCTCCTCCTAAGAGTCGGGTTTCAACGGCACACAGCTTCACAATGGGCAGCCAGCGTTCCTCCCTGGGCTCCATGTCACCCTCCAACCTGCACGAATATGCACTGAAGCCCCAGTACAACAAAATTCCCTCGTCAGAGGAGTACGAGAAACCTCCAAGTCACGTTCCTTTGCCCCCACCCAATTCTACCAAGATGGCTGGGCCCAACCTCAGTCGCATGGGTGCGGTCCCCGTGATGATCCCTGCACAGAACCGGGATGGCTCGATTGTCTAG